A region of Liolophura sinensis isolate JHLJ2023 chromosome 8, CUHK_Ljap_v2, whole genome shotgun sequence DNA encodes the following proteins:
- the LOC135473385 gene encoding histidine-rich glycoprotein-like — protein MHLLHKNHGINFLYKNHGIHFFHKKHDVHFLHKNHDIHFLCKHHDTHFMHKNHDIPFLYKNHDIHFLHKNHDIHFLYRNHDELFLYKNHEIHFLHKNHDIHFLQKNHDMHFLHKNHDIHFMQKSHDIHFLYKNHGIHFLYKNNHIHFVYKNHDAHFMHKNHDIHFLNKNHGIHFLHKNHNTHFLHKNNGIHFLHKSHDIHFLHKNHDIHFLCKNHDIPFLYKNRNTQHDHL, from the coding sequence ATGCACTTACTCCACAAGAACCATGGTATAAATTTCTTGTACAAGAACCACGGCATACACTTCTTCCACAAGAAACACGACGTACACTTCCTACACAAGAACCACGACATACACTTCCTGTGCAAGCATCACGACACACACTTCATGCACAAGAACCACGACATACCCTTCCTGTACAAGAATCACGACATACACTTCCTACACAAGAACCATGACATACACTTCCTGTACAGGAACCACGACGAACTCTTCCTGTACAAGAATCATGAAATACACTTCCTGCACAAGAACCACGACATACACTTCCTCCAGAAGAACCATGACATGCACTTCCTACACAAGAACCACGACATACATTTCATGCAAAAGAGCCACGACATACACTTCTTGTACAAGAATCATGGCATACACTTCCTGTACAAGAATAACCACATACATTTCGTGTACAAGAATCACGATGCACACTTCATGCACAAGAACCACGACATACACTTCCTGAATAAGAACCATGGCATCCACTTCCTACACAAGAACCACAATACACACTTCCTACACAAGAACAATGGCATCCACTTCCTGCACAAGAGCCACGACATACACTTCCTACACAAGAACCACGACATACACTTCCTGTGCAAGAACCACGACATACCCTTCCTGTACAAGAACCGCAACACACAacatgaccatctgtag